A genomic region of Branchiostoma lanceolatum isolate klBraLanc5 chromosome 4, klBraLanc5.hap2, whole genome shotgun sequence contains the following coding sequences:
- the LOC136432828 gene encoding P-selectin-like, giving the protein MKTLTVTATLVLLVVLLVPDTQGWFWSRRRRSCSRVDCAWGGWEGWSGCSASCGPSGTQSRGRRVSRQASCGGSGCSGPSSETRACNRHCYNNGALTSSGCDCPAGYIGDCCETQITCPAVDPPANGARTGCSTYGCSLTYSCEEGYELSGVETRTCGGGGSWSDEAPTCNKVACGLVDPPADGAIVGGRAVRFYGDSMTLTCNSGYEMTGSSTRSCQADRSWSGDETACHRVSCGELAAPGNGVRFGDSYLYEDVVTFSCNPGYGLQGSADRTCQADRTWSGEEASCARLPCPVLDSPDNGAVAGDHFFGDVATYSCDTGYELEGVAARTCQADQTWSDAPSVCNKICCGEPSVDNGNVEGTYCYQETVTVSCNEGYRLVGAESLECTATGAWNNEVPICERICCDNTIGIANGQINDEEGYCSGNVIQFSCNTGYELVGSSSATCQLDESWDQEIPICQRVYCGDPGQLRHATRELEGMYYGDAASFTCNTGFTLQGNGNLTCGASAEWEGGEPTCEPDGDCTCDSIASPAGGTRTCIGGTVNGAPSQFATMTCPSPKAYPVSERQFECGEATGYLWMMRHFFTLTLSDVLDCQDQSGAAAAVDVSGMMIRATAPVDGTAIVSALKEGLAAQEGFCQSPCTVGVVTLSAEEAAEGSPVEVSVTAQVYILGETDAFWVTIPDDINAALSTNADALKQLAQAGGVSFSAGGQDLVLEDGGVSTSDSYITCPEGHELSGFNCYVCPAGTYYDSASSECKVCPFGYYSDQAGQTSCTVCPDGKSTYGEGAKECQVYVDCYCMDGQHPCTFDAQDGWVCHCPTGYQREADECVVECPTGSSRYGASCFKMNAMTTAYSFASQMCRFEGGELARVKDQGTADFIKELAGGSEVWIGLDDQTTEGEYIWLADGTAIGDYTAWASGQPSDTLSWNDCVKMDAAGEWAAVSCSGFPTYAYVCEFN; this is encoded by the exons ATGAAGACCTTGACAGTGACCGCGACATTGGTCCTGCTGGTAGTTCTGCTGGTACCGGACACCCAGGGGTGGTTCTGGAGCCGCCGGCGTCGGAGCTGTTCCCGGGTGGACTGTGCGTGGGGCGGCTGGGAAGGGTGGAGCGGCTGCAGCGCGTCCTGTGGCCCATCAGGGACCCAGAGCCGCGGCAGGCGCGTGTCGCGCCAG GCAAGCTGCGGTGGAAGTGGGTGTAGCGGCCCTTCGTCGGAGACTCGTGCCTGTAACAGGCATTGCTACAACAACGGCGCCCTGACTTCGTCTGGCTGTGACTGTCCTGCTGGGTACATCGGCGACTGCTGTGAGACCC AAATCACTTGCCCTGCCGTGGACCCGCCCGCTAACGGAGCACGGACCGGCTGCAGCACCTACGGCTGTTCCCTCACCTACAGCTGCGAGGAGGGGTACGAGCTCAGCGGAGTCGAGACGCGGACATGCGGCGGCGGAGGCTCTTGGTCCGATGAGGCCCCTACATGTaaca AGGTGGCCTGTGGTCTGGTTGACCCGCCCGCCGACGGCGCCATCGTGGGGGGCAGGGCCGTCAGGTTCTACGGCGACAGCATGACTCTGACCTGCAACTCTGGGTACGAGATGACCGGCAGCAGCACCAGGAGCTGCCAGGCTGACAGATCCTGGAGCGGAGACGAGACCGCCTGTCACC GTGTGTCCTGTGGGGAGTTGGCAGCGCCCGGGAACGGTGTTAGGTTCGGGGACAGTTATCTGTACGAAGACGTCGTGACCTTCAGCTGTAACCCCGGGTATGGCCTGCAGGGTAGTGCCGACCGCACCTGCCAGGCCGACCGCACCTGGAGCGGCGAGGAAGCATCATGCGCAC GCCTGCCGTGCCCCGTGCTTGACTCCCCAGACAACGGCGCTGTCGCAGGCGATCACTTCTTCGGTGACGTGGCCACCTACTCGTGTGACACTGGGTACGAGCTGGAGGGCGTGGCCGCCAGGACCTGTCAGGCCGACCAGACGTGGAGCGACGCACCGTCGGTCTGCAACA AGATCTGTTGCGGCGAGCCCTCGGTAGACAACGGTAACGTAGAGGGGACCTACTGTTACCAGGAGACCGTGACCGTGTCGTGTAACGAGGGATACCGGCTGGTGGGGGCAGAGTCTCTGGAGTGTACGGCCACTGGAGCCTGGAACAACGAAGTGCCCATCTGCGAGA GGATCTGTTGTGACAACACCATCGGCATCGCCAACGGCCAGATCAACGATGAGGAGGGTTACTGCTCTGGGAACGTCATCCAGTTCTCCTGTAACACCGGGTACGAGCTTGTCGGTAGCTCCTCGGCCACTTGCCAATTGGACGAGAGTTGGGACCAAGAGATTCCGATTTGTCAAC GTGTGTACTGTGGAGACCCTGGCCAGCTGCGTCACGCCACCAGGGAGCTGGAGGGCATGTACTACGGCGACGCCGCCTCCTTCACCTGTAACACCGGCTTCACCCTCCAGGGCAATGGCAATCTGACGTGCGGCGCCTCTGCCGAGTGGGAGGGCGGGGAACCAACATGCGAGC CTGATGGAGACTGTACCTGCGACTCCATCGCCTCCCCAGCCGGCGGTACCCGCACCTGTATTGGCGGGACCGTTAATGGTGCACCCAGCCAGTTCGCCACCATGACCTGTCCTTCCCCCAAGGCCTACCCCGTGTCAGAACGCCAGTTCGAGTGTGGGGAGGCCACTGGCTACCTCTGGATGATGCGTCATTTCTTCACATTAACTCTGTCCGATGTCTTGGATTGCCAAG ATCAGTCCGGTGCGGCTGCTGCGGTGGATGTGAGTGGAATGATGATCAGAGCTACGGCCCCAGTGGACGGTACTGCTATAGTCAGCGCATTGAAGGAGGGCTTGGCCGCACAGGAAGGCTTCTGCCAGAGCCCCTGCACT GTTGGTGTTGTCACACTGTCAGCAGAGGAGGCAGCCGAGGGCTCCCCCGTGGAGGTCTCCGTCACTGCTCAGGTGTACATCCTCGGAGAAACTGATGCTTTCTGGGTCACCATTCCAGATGACATCAACGCAGCTTTGAG TACCAACGCTGACGCCTTGAAGCAGCTCGCCCAGGCGGGCGGGGTTTCCTTCAGCGCAGGCGGGCAGGACTTGGTGCTGGAGGACGGCGGCGTCAGCACCTCGGACAGCTACATCACGTGCCCCGAGGGTCACGAACTGAGCGGCTTTAATTGCT ATGTGTGTCCTGCTGGTACCTACTACGACTCGGCGAGTAGCGAGTGTAAGGTTTGTCCGTTCGGCTACTACTCCGACCAGGCCGGCCAGACCAGCTGCACCGTGTGTCCGGATGGGAAGAGCACGTACGGAGAGGGCGCCAAGGAGTGCCAAG TGTACGTGGATTGCTACTGCATGGACGGCCAGCACCCGTGCACATTTGATGCCCAAGACGGCTGGGTGTGCCACTGCCCGACCGGATACCAGAGAGAGGCGGACGAATGTGTTG TTGAGTGTCCGACTGGATCAAGCCGCTACGGAGCATCGTGCTTCAAGATGAACGCCATGACCACCGCCTACAGCTTTGCCTCG CAAATGTGTCGCTTCGAAGGAGGCGAGCTCGCCCGTGTGAAGGACCAAGGCACCGCGGACTTCATCAAGGAGCTGGCGGGGGGGAGTGAGGTGTGGATCGGGC
- the LOC136432829 gene encoding uncharacterized protein, with protein MKTLTVTVTLVLLVVLLVPDTQGWFWSRRRRSCSRVDCAWGGFRDWSQCTATCGTQGTQERTRSISRGASCGGSACTGDSVERRACNRICYNDGQVTSSGCSCAEGFQGECCETAVTCPVVTNPENGFKRDRSNMHSYGDSVVFACNSGYEIAGTTTSRTCQADGTWSGGEIVCQRVTCPTAANPTSGFRRDRALVHYYEDTVSFGCDAGYELRGSRTRTCQADRSWSGADPNCQRICCNSSVEIENGQVTAMSDYCSGNVIEFSCNAGYELVGDFSSVCQDDKTWSGLLPTCQRISCGDPGHIRHATRNIEGTLYRDAATFTCNTGFNLQGDQLIVCGSDGQWHGEPVCEPDGECSCESLPTPAGGSVRCMTATHFDGTTTSNVQKAFLSCASPTIYPTTDDMYDCGASTGFLWQIRAYAHSRDGLETTYTLANVLDCQAQSEVTAALDVSGLMIRANTATDGEAVEDALRDSLAAQATFCQAPCHVGDITFEVVSNLSRTRDVQLAEIHVTIGLYIVDNTGVEWTNSSIPLHISQQLTNNANTLRQLVQSGQVTMNVNGVQMSLEDNGVSTQVTTVGCPEGHEMKDGHCYTCPAGTYHDRAMNECVVCPFGYYTAEPGQTRGCNICPNGTTTYGLGATECHAYMDCYCMDGQHPCTHDPDNGWVCHCPVGYELQEDECIVACPSDATRHGEACYKMGTFRSLTYSMASQLCRFDGGELARVRDQATADFVKDLAGGSDTWIGLDDTTTEREYHWLADSTTLGDFAPWAEGQPSDPFGMYDCVKLTAEGHFSAVPCNSFMQYVCEFQ; from the exons ATGAAGACCTTGACAGTGACCGTGACGTTGGTCCTGCTGGTAGTTCTGCTGGTACCGGACACCCAGGGATGGTTCTGGAGCCGCCGGCGTCGGAGCTGCTCCCGGGTGGACTGTGCGTGGGGCGGCTTCAGGGACTGGTCACAGTGTACCGCTACGTGTGGTACCCAGGGCACCCAGGAGCGCACCCGGTCCATCTCGCGTGGC GCCAGCTGCGGTGGAAGCGCATGCACCGGGGACAGTGTGGAGAGGCGAGCTTGTAACCGGATTTGCTACAACGACGGACAGGTCACCTCCTCAGGGTGCAGCTGCGCGGAGGGATTCCAGGGAGAATGTTGTGAAACGG CCGTGACCTGCCCCGTTGTTACGAATCCTGAGAACGGCTTCAAGAGGGACAGGTCCAACATGCATAGCTACGGGGACTCCGTCGTGTTCGCCTGCAACTCTGGGTACGAGATCGCCGGCACCACCACCAGCCGTACCTGCCAGGCCGACGGAACCTGGAGCGGAGGGGAGATCGTCTGTCAGA GAGTGACCTGTCCGACGGCTGCCAACCCTACCAGCGGGTTCCGCCGTGACCGAGCGCTGGTCCACTATTACGAGGACACGGTCAGCTTCGGCTGCGACGCCGGCTATGAGCTACGGGGCAGCCGCACCAGAACTTGCCAAGCCGACAGGTCTTGGAGTGGGGCGGATCCTAACTGCCAGA GGATTTGCTGCAACAGCTCTGTGGAGATCGAGAACGGCCAGGTCACTGCAATGTCAGATTACTGCTCTGGGAACGTCATCGAGTTCTCCTGCAACGCTGGGTACGAGCTGGTCGGCGACTTCTCTTCTGTCTGCCAAGACGACAAGACCTGGTCCGGGCTGCTGCCTACTTGTCAAC GTATATCTTGCGGCGACCCGGGTCACATCCGCCATGCTACCAGGAATATCGAGGGGACGCTGTACAGAGACGCGGCCACGTTCACCTGCAATACCGGCTTTAACCTCCAGGGGGATCAACTCATCGTATGTGGCTCCGACGGCCAATGGCACGGTgaacctgtctgtgaac CTGACGGAGAGTGTAGCTGTGAGTCCCTCCCAACCCCCGCGGGAGGCTCCGTGCGGTGCATGACTGCCACCCACTTCGACGGCACCACCACGTCCAACGTCCAGAAGGCGTTCCTGAGCTGTGCCTCCCCTACCATCTACCCCACCACCGACGACATGTACGACTGCGGCGCCAGTACCggcttcctctggcagattcgTGCTTACGCGCATTCCAGGGATGGCCTTGAGACCACCTACACCCTTGCCAACGTGTTGGACTGCCAAG CCCAGTCAGAAGTCACCGCCGCGCTGGACGTGAGCGGCCTGATGATCCGGGCTAACACCGCGACTGACGGAGAAGCCGTGGAGGACGCCCTTAGGGATAGCCTGGCGGCCCAGGCTACCTTCTGCCAGGCACCGTGCCAT GTTGGTGACATCACTTTCGAGGTCGTGTCGAACCTCAGCCGCACCCGGGACGTCCAGCTGGCGGAGATCCACGTCACCATCGGGCTCTACATCGTGGACAACACCGGGGTGGAGTGGACCAACAGCTCCATCCCGCTGCACATCAGCCAGCAGCTCAC CAACAACGCCAACACCCTGAGGCAGCTTGTCCAGTCGGGTCAGGTGACCATGAACGTGAACGGAGTCCAGATGTCCTTGGAGGACAATGGGGTCAGCACGCAGGTCACCACCGTCGGCTGTCCGGAGGGCCACGAGATGAAGGATGGACACTGCT ATACCTGCCCCGCTGGTACGTACCACGACCGCGCCATGAACGAGTGCGTGGTGTGCCCGTTCGGTTACTACACCGCCGAGCCAGGACAGACCAGGGGCTGCAACATCTGCCCTAACGGCACCACCACCTACGGACTCGGCGCAACAGAATGTCACG CCTACATGGACTGCTACTGCATGGACGGCCAGCACCCGTGCACACACGACCCTGACAACGGCTGGGTGTGCCACTGTCCTGTCGGGTACGAGTTGCAGGAGGATGAGTGCATTG tgGCCTGCCCGTCCGACGCCACTCGCCACGGCGAGGCCTGTTACAAGATGGGAACGTTCAGGTCTTTGACCTACAGTATGGCTTCG CAACTGTGCCGCTTCGATGGAGGTGAGCTCGCCCGCGTGAGGGACCAGGCCACCGCGGACTTCGTCAAGGACCTTGCGGGAGGGTCGGACACGTGGATCGGGCTTGACGACACCACCACGGAGAGAGAGTACCACTGGCTCGCCGATTCCACCACCCTCGGAGACTTCGCCCCTTGGGCTGAAG GCCAGCCCAGCGATCCTTTCGGCATGTACGACTGTGTGAAGCTGACCGCGGAGGGACACTTCAGCGCAGTGCCCTGTAACTCCTTCATGCAGTACGTCTGTGAGTTCCAGTGA